The Sulfolobus sp. A20 genomic interval ATTTACCTAAGTTTTTATATTGTAGGAACTCTTCCTTGAAGGGTATTTCGAAGATAGGACAACTGTTTTTAATTAACTGTCTTATTTCTTCTGATTTCGCTTCCAATTCTTCCTTTATATTACCAACCTCTGGTATCATATTTATCACGAAGGCTATCGGCTTTATGTTTAATTCCTTTACTACATTATTAAAGAACTTGCCGGTAATGATTACATCGTCGTAAATAGGATCAGTTACAGCAACGGCTCCTATTACGTAATTGGGAAATCTTTGTTTAAACTCCCTAATCTCATCTGTGATTACGGGTTCATCGACTAGACTTCCAAATACTCCATAGTCAGCAATTATTACATCATATCCTCTGGAGAGGACTTTAGTGTAGTGAAGAGCTGCTTTGCTCGCATTTTGATTATGTAAAATCTTATCCTCTATTGGATCTCCAAACATTTTGAAAACGTCTAGACTTTCATTAACCTTATATAGATATTCCTCTTCTCCTAAATCCTTTGAAATAGCTTTATAAAATCCAACACCTTTAAAACCTAATATAAGTGAACCTAAGGACATAAGGTCCATGTCCAAGAATAAGACCTTATACTTTCGAGAGAGATAAAAAGCTGTATTTAAGGCTAAAGTAGTTTTACCTACGCCTCCTTTAGTTCCTATAAACTTGACCCTTACTTTCATGACAAATATATCCCATAAATTGAGTTTTAAAAGTTTCTATTATCGTGATGATCTTAGTACAGAAATATTTCGATCATTAAGATATGGATAGTGTGATTCGAAATTTGTGTGTGGACAACAATTTGGTTGATATGAATTGAATTTTGTCTATTGTGGAAAAGTATTTTGGTAAGGCAACTCATCTATTGGGACGAGAATGGGTTTGATCTCCTAACAATCACCTAACTCAACCAATGACGAGATGGCTAAAAATATTCTTCAATACGATTTACTCGAAATCTATTGACATAAGTTAGAATATGTGGATGAAATTGTTGTCCACACACTAAACTATAATGGAAATTAACTTAAAGTGCAGTAAAGAAATTTTAGTTTTATGATGGCAGTATAAATTAAGTTCAAGAAGTTAATTCGAATACAAAAGAGTTCTAACTAATAATTAGCATCAAGAACAAGGAGCTCAAGAAACTAATTTGAATACAAAAGAGTTATTTAGCTTCTCTCATAATATAATATATATGCCGATTATCGTGAGAAAAACACATAACGATAACGGAAAAAAGATATACATTAGAGTTGGGGAGAGTCCTCCCATTGTAAAGGATGGGAAAATTAAAGACGGTGCATTCTTCATAATTGTAGGAGACAGTGAGGGAGAGAAAAGCATAAGACTCACAGATCAAGAAGCATTAGATATAGCTCAGAGAATAATAATAATGTATCACTCTCATGTAAGGGTTTATAGAAAATTGGATAGAAAGGTGTATGAAGAATATAAAGAAATGAAAAACAAGGATGCGAGAGATTTAGAACTGGAGAACGAAATTTTGAAATTTCTTTTGAAGTCTGGTGGAGAGTCAACTGTAGAGGAGGTAAGAAATATGTTAGGGATAAGATATGCCGACTATCTTAACCAGATGGAAATGCAAGGTCTTGTGGAGATAATTGGTAATAGGGTAATTGTAAAGAGAGAGAAAAGCACTAAACAAGACTCTCCTTAAGATGACTTTTTCATAAAGATAACTACTAATTATCTTATTCCCTTTTGTCCTCATTTAGCTATGAATCTAATGCGCTAATAGATCTCCTCCCCTAGAGGGTTCCCCTCATCGATTTAGGAGAAAGCCGTGGTAAGCAGTTTCACTGAAAGATCATGAGAGTCCAAT includes:
- a CDS encoding AAA family ATPase → MKVRVKFIGTKGGVGKTTLALNTAFYLSRKYKVLFLDMDLMSLGSLILGFKGVGFYKAISKDLGEEEYLYKVNESLDVFKMFGDPIEDKILHNQNASKAALHYTKVLSRGYDVIIADYGVFGSLVDEPVITDEIREFKQRFPNYVIGAVAVTDPIYDDVIITGKFFNNVVKELNIKPIAFVINMIPEVGNIKEELEAKSEEIRQLIKNSCPIFEIPFKEEFLQYKNLGKYEEMIRIGKIIEDEFLSKN